The DNA region CCAGCACAATCAGCAAGGAGTTAAAGATATGTAAAATTTTTTTCATTAGTTTCCTCCTAAGCAAAAAGGTCAGTTCAATGAGATTAGACTGACCTTCCGTTCTAGATATGATTAGTAAGTATTCCAGTAGTAGGACATTCTAGTTGGTGGAAATCTATAATAAACACTCTTGGCCCAAACACCTGGTTGAGCGCGACTTGATGCTACAACTTGACCATCAAATTTGATAGAAGAACTGTGTGTTTTAGAGTTGTGCAAATAGTCTGAATATCCGAAGTTTCCACTCCATCCAACTCCATAATTCCAATAGCCACCTCCAACCTCAACAGCTAGGACAACAACTGGAATTGTGAGCATTATTGTTAGGAGGCTGGACAAAATAATTTTTTGAAGTTCGTGCCAATTCTCCTCATAAAAATGTAATAATGAAATAGTCGTATCGGAAGGATTTGCAATATAGTTTCCGGATTATTTTCCTCCTTTCTAGCAAACCCTCCATATCATCTTCATTATAGCATATAAAAACTTAACTTATCAAGTAAAATTAAAATGATTAGTGAAGAATGGTTGAACAAAATAAAGTGATGTAAGCGGCTTTCTCTCGCTCCAAAATTAAAGAAACAATCAAGAAGAGGTAATGGACATAGTAGTTGACTGTCCTGTTATAAAATTTGGAGAATTTTTGTACTGTAAACAACGGTAGTAATATTTTGGGCAAAATAATGGTATAATATAGACTGATTGGATTTTTTAAATCGGTACCAACGTATGAAAGAGATAAGGTGTTTAAACCTTGATATGAAAGGAATTTTTTAACATGGCTACTATTCAATGGTTTCCCGGTCACATGTCAAAGGCTCGCCGTCAGGTACAGGAAAATATCAAACACGTTGATTTTGTGACGATTTTAGTTGATGCACGACTACCCCAATCCAGCCAAAATCCCATGCTAACCAAGATTGTTGGTGATAAGCCCAAGCTGATGATTCTCAATAAGGTGGACTTGGCCGATCCAAGTCGTACTAAAGAATGGCAGAGCTATTTTGAATCTCAAGGGATTCGCACCCTTGCTATCAACTCAAAAGAGCAAGCAACGGTGAAAAAAGTCACCGACGCAGCCAAAAGTCTGATGAAGGATAAGATTGAACGACTACGCGAAAGAGGAATTCAAAAGGAAACCTTACGTACGATGATTATCGGTATTCCAAATGCAGGCAAATCTACCCTGATGAACCGTCTTGCTGGTAAGAAAATCGCTGTGGTTGGAAATAAACCAGGAGTCACCAAAGGGCAACAGTGGCTCAAATCTAATAAAAACCTAGAAATTTTGGATACCCCAGGGATTCTCTGGCCTAAGTTTGAAGACCAAGAGGTAGGGTTGAAGTTAGCCCTGACAGGCGCTATCAAAGATCAACTTTTGCCAATGGATGAGGTTACCATTTTTGGTTTGGACTATTTTAAAGTTCACTATCCAGAACGCTTATTAGAGCGCTTTAAGGGAATGGATTTAGAACAGGAAACACCTGAACTTATCATGACTTGGACACAGAAATTGGGCTTTCGTGATGACTATGACCGTTTTTATCATCTTTTTGTTAAGGATGTTCGAGATGGGCGCCTAGGTACCTATACATTGGATAAGGTGAGTGATTTGGATGGCAACGATTAAAGAAGTGACAGCTCTGCTGGCTAGGGTGGACAGTCTAGAAAGTCCGATATGGTCTGACTTGGCTCTGGATGAGCGAGCAGGTGTTCAGGCTGCCATTAAGAAACGCCAAAAGGAGCTGAAAAAAGAAGCAGCAGAAGATGCTCGCTTAGAAGCTATGCTATGCTACGAAAAAGCCCTCTACGAAAATGGGGTCGAGTGGATAGCTGGTGTTGATGAAGTTGGTCGGGGGCCTTTGGCGGGGCCGGTGGTGGCAGCGGCGGTCATCTTGCCAAAAGGCTGTAAAATTCGTTACCTCAACGATTCCAAAAAAATTCCTAAATCTAGGCATGAAGCTATCTACCAAGAGGTAATGGAGCAAGCAGTAGCGATTGGTATTGGGATAAAGAATGCTGAAATAATTGACCAAGTGAACATTTATGAAGCGACTAAATTGGCTATGTTAGAGGCTTTAGAAAAGTTAGATAAAGAACCCCAGCACCTCTTGGTAGATGCTATGAAGCTGGATAGTTCCATTCCTCAGACATCCATCATCAAAGGCGATGCGAATAGTCTATCCATTGCAGCAGCTTCTATTGTTGCCAAGGTGACACGGGATAGGCTGATGGCGGATTACGATAGAGAATTTTCTGGCTATGGCTTTGCTAAGAATGCTGGCTATGGAACTGCTGAACACGTGGAAGGTTTGAACAAACTTGGCATTACACCTATTCACCGTAGAAGTTTTGAACCTATCAAGTCTTTGGTAGAAGGAGGAGCGAGCTAGTGCCTGTTCTTATTGGTTTATTTTTTCTATCTTTGGTCGTCTTTATCGCTCTTTATTTTATTGAAAGACGATCTATTTTTATATCACTTTTTGCTCTAAATATCTTCATTTGGACTGTGGCTTCTGTGATTTCTACAGGAATTTTAGAGAGCAATGAAATCGTGCGACTATTAGCTATTGCGGTGGCTATGGTATTATTGTTGTTCTTGCTAAGTGGTCCTGTCGTTCTGCTTCTTACTCTTTATTTAAATGGTTTTCAGATTTTGAAAAGAGAAGGTTTTTGTTTCCGTAATTTCCTGTCAATAGGATTGGCAGTTGGCTTAACATTCTACTTTTTTATCGCACCGTTTGTTGTCCGATCTCTTTCTGATATTAGTTTTTTCAATATGCTTTTCATCTATGTTGGGTTCCTAGTGTCCTACGCTATTTTTATTAGCATTCTTTATACAATTTCTAGTTTTATCAATCTGATCAATCTATTTTCTGGGAAGCTAGACTATGTGGTCGTATTGGGAGCAGGACTGATTGGTGATAAGGTAACGCCATTGTTGGCTTCGCGGATTGATAAAGGCATAGCAATTTATCAGAAACACTCAGGCAGCAAACTAATTATGTCAGGTGGCCAGGGGGCTGATGAGCTCATTCCGGAAGGTCAGGCTATGGCAAATTATGCTATGGAACAAGGAGTTGCTGCCGAAGATATTATTATTGAAAGTCAATCTATCAACACAGAGGAAAATCTAAAATTTTCCCAAACCTTGATGAAGAAGGATAGTCGTTTTGCGCTTGTAACCAATTACTACCATGTTTTTAGAGCTCTCTTATTAGCTCGGAAATTGAAAATGAAATGTATTGGCTATGGAGCTAAAACCAAGTTTTACTTTAGTCTCAATGCCTTCATTCGTGAATTTGTAGGCTACCTAGTTATGAGTCGGAATGTGCACATAATCTTTTTAGGCATTGTATCAGTGATTTATTTGCTGGGAATGGTTGTTAGTTTGATGTATTAAAAGAGCCTAGACACATCAGTCTGGGCTCTTTTTCAGAGTTCTAATCACCTGTTAACGCAGTGGTTAACTGGCAGATTTGTTTCCAAATCAAGTCTCTACGGCTGTTGTGAATAGACCTTCGTTTTAAATTATCTCCTAAGCAATTTAAGTACATCTATCGCGTATTTTATCCCTATTTATTACAGCATAAAATATACGATTGCTACATACTGTAAGGCAGAAGCTAGAAGGATAAAAAGGTGCCAAATCATGTGAAAATAAGGTTTTTTCCTAGCATAAAAGAACGCTCCAATAGTATAAGATAGTC from Streptococcus ruminantium includes:
- the ylqF gene encoding ribosome biogenesis GTPase YlqF; the protein is MATIQWFPGHMSKARRQVQENIKHVDFVTILVDARLPQSSQNPMLTKIVGDKPKLMILNKVDLADPSRTKEWQSYFESQGIRTLAINSKEQATVKKVTDAAKSLMKDKIERLRERGIQKETLRTMIIGIPNAGKSTLMNRLAGKKIAVVGNKPGVTKGQQWLKSNKNLEILDTPGILWPKFEDQEVGLKLALTGAIKDQLLPMDEVTIFGLDYFKVHYPERLLERFKGMDLEQETPELIMTWTQKLGFRDDYDRFYHLFVKDVRDGRLGTYTLDKVSDLDGND
- a CDS encoding ribonuclease HII; translated protein: MATIKEVTALLARVDSLESPIWSDLALDERAGVQAAIKKRQKELKKEAAEDARLEAMLCYEKALYENGVEWIAGVDEVGRGPLAGPVVAAAVILPKGCKIRYLNDSKKIPKSRHEAIYQEVMEQAVAIGIGIKNAEIIDQVNIYEATKLAMLEALEKLDKEPQHLLVDAMKLDSSIPQTSIIKGDANSLSIAAASIVAKVTRDRLMADYDREFSGYGFAKNAGYGTAEHVEGLNKLGITPIHRRSFEPIKSLVEGGAS
- a CDS encoding YdcF family protein, with protein sequence MPVLIGLFFLSLVVFIALYFIERRSIFISLFALNIFIWTVASVISTGILESNEIVRLLAIAVAMVLLLFLLSGPVVLLLTLYLNGFQILKREGFCFRNFLSIGLAVGLTFYFFIAPFVVRSLSDISFFNMLFIYVGFLVSYAIFISILYTISSFINLINLFSGKLDYVVVLGAGLIGDKVTPLLASRIDKGIAIYQKHSGSKLIMSGGQGADELIPEGQAMANYAMEQGVAAEDIIIESQSINTEENLKFSQTLMKKDSRFALVTNYYHVFRALLLARKLKMKCIGYGAKTKFYFSLNAFIREFVGYLVMSRNVHIIFLGIVSVIYLLGMVVSLMY
- a CDS encoding lactococcin 972 family bacteriocin, with the translated sequence MSSLLTIMLTIPVVVLAVEVGGGYWNYGVGWSGNFGYSDYLHNSKTHSSSIKFDGQVVASSRAQPGVWAKSVYYRFPPTRMSYYWNTY